The proteins below are encoded in one region of Penicillium psychrofluorescens genome assembly, chromosome: 4:
- a CDS encoding uncharacterized protein (ID:PFLUO_006619-T1.cds;~source:funannotate) translates to MQLVLGTALGLLVSSTWVSAQTYTNCNPLSQTCPADPALGKADQTFDFTQGSSSDFTAQGNVEYDSTNGATFSIRQAGDGPLIQSNWYIMFGRVEYQIKAASGRGIVSSAVMQSDDLDEIDWEWLGVNNAQVQTNYFGKGDTSSYNRGAFHDNAGNQDGYHTYAVDWTSEQIVWSIDGQTIRVLTPATADPGQYPQTPMMVKVGAWAGGDPNNAAGTIAWAGGETDYSQGPFTMYMKWLKVTDYSTGTSYSYSDNSGSWQSITADGGQVNGNSGAEPKSTQSAPTVTETVASVPIPWSGTHKETASFVTPDVWPFVTTGAPSGSSYPSDWANGSGHVKPPGGGSNHDPNVDHQHLFKDYDRTHDHRHDKVYFIHGEQYFPFIYQYSSSFGE, encoded by the exons ATGCAGCTGGTCCTTGGTACCGCACTGGGCCTGCTGGTCTCATCCACTTGGGTGTCGGCCCAGACCTACACCAACTGCAATCCTCTGTCGCAGA CATGCCCCGCTGACCCTGCACTGGGAAAGGCCGACCAAACCTTCGACTTCACTCAGGGTTCCTCTTCTGATTTCACGGCCCAGGGAAATGTCGAGTACGACAGCACCAATGGCGCTACCTTCTCCATCCGGCAGGCGGGCGATGGCCCGTTGATCCAGTCCAACTGGTACATCATGTTCGGTCGTGTCGAGTACCAGATCAAGGCGGCATCGGGACGGGGTATCGTCAGCAGTGCGGTGATGCAGTCCGATGACCTGGACGAAATCGACTGGGAATGGCTGGGCGTCAACAACGCTCAGGTGCAGACCAACTACTTCGGCAAAGGAGACACGAGCTCCTACAATCGCGGCGCATTTCATGACAATGCTGGAAACCAGGACGGCTACCACACGTACGCTGTGGACTGGACGAGTGAACAGATCGTCTGGTCCATTGATGGCCAAACCATTCGCGTTCTCACCCCGGCCACTGCGGATCCCGGCCAGTACCCCCAGACCCCGATGATGGTCAAGGTGGGCGCGTGGGCTGGCGGCGACCCCAACAATGCCGCGGGAACTATCG CGTGGGCTGGCGGCGAGACGGACTACAGTCAAGGTCCATTCACGATGTACATGAAGTGGCTGAAGGTGACCGATTACTCCACCGGAACGTCGTACAGCTACAGCGACAACAGCGGCTCGTGGCAGTCCATCACGGCCGACGGCGGCCAAGTCAATGGCAACAGCGGCGCAGAGCCCAAATCGACCCAGTCGGCGCCCACCGTGACCGAGACCGTCGCCAGTGTCCCGATTCCATGGAGTGGAACGCACAAGGAGACCGCCAGCTTTGTTACCCCCGATGTCTGGCCATTTGTCACCACCGGCGCGCCCTCGGGATCCTCCTACCCCTCCGACTGGGCCAATGGCTCCGGACACGTCAAACCGCCTGGCGGGGGTTCA AACCACGACCCGAATGTtgaccaccagcacctcTTCAAAGACTATGACCGCACACACGACCACAGACACGACAAAGTCTACTTCATCCACGGCGAGCAGTATTTCCCCTTTATCTACCAATACAGCAGCTCCTTCGGTGAATGA
- a CDS encoding uncharacterized protein (ID:PFLUO_006621-T1.cds;~source:funannotate), which translates to MPSSSEVNYTVRKTGEPCTKDFRVYITAGDDIVSPWHEIPLFPSENEPQVVNMVMEIPRWSNVKMEITKDEFLTPIRQDIHNDKLRYVPNIFPHKGYPWNYGSLPQTWEDPNIADPHVGLRGDSDPLDVCELAGEIGPVGAIKRVKVLGTFAVIDEGETDWKVVAVDATNPLAGRLNDISDVETHMPGYLETMQEWFRLYKVPEGKGENEIAMNGELKGKDFALSLIARCHGSWKKILIEPTMKTKVSMADIGIEDKNLAKQLMEGCRSDDLQLIDPLDVEKYHFLNSDWPLAASCPGRTIDV; encoded by the exons ATGCCCTCCAGCTCGGAAGTCAATTACACCGTTCGCAAAACCGGCGAGCCCTGCACCAAGGACTTCCGAGTGTATATAACAGCGGGCGACGACATCGTATCCCCCTGGCACGAGATCCCCTTATTCCCATCGGAGAATGAACCGCAGGTGGTGAacatggtgatggagatcCCGCGGTGGAGCAACGTCAAGATGGAG ATCACCAAAGACGAGTTTCTGACTCCCATCCGCCAGGATATCCACAATGATAAGCTCCGCTACGTCCCGAACATCTTTCCGCATAAGGGATATCCCTGGAACTATGGCTCTTTGCCGCAG ACATGGGAAGACCCTAACATCGCAGACCCTCACGTCGGTCTCCGCGGTGACTCCGACCCGCTAGACGTGTGCGAACTCGCCGGCGAAATCGGACCCGTCGGCGCCATCAAGCGCGTCAAAGTCCTTGGCACTTTTGCCGTCATCGACGAAGGCGAGACGGACTGGAAGGTCGTTGCTGTGGACGCGACTAATCCTTTGGCCGGTCGACTAAATGATATCAGTGATGTCGAGACACACATGCCTGGTTATCTGGAGACTATGCAGGAATGGTTTCGATTATATAAAGTCCCGGAGGGAAAGGGGGAGAATGAAATTGCCATGAATGGAGAGTTGAAGGGAAAAGA TTTTGCCCTGTCTCTGATTGCCAGGTGTCATGGGagttggaagaagatcctgATTGAGCCAACTATGAAGACTAAGGTTTCCAT GGCCGACATCGGTATCGAGGACAAAAACCTCGCCAAACAGCTCATGGAGGGATGTCGTAGCGACGATTTGCAGCTGATAGATCCGCTGGATGTGGAGAAGTACCACTTTCTTAACTCAGACTGGCCACTGGCTGCGTCTTGTCCGGGCCGCACCATTGATGTGTAG
- a CDS encoding uncharacterized protein (ID:PFLUO_006618-T1.cds;~source:funannotate), whose translation MPDPIPPSQDLAGKTVIITGGNTGLGFEVARQTLLLQAARVIITARSPAKGADAVAALQANTEIQSANPAAQIEVFDLDLDDYQSGLRFCQKVKKQVPELDLLLCNGGTTLFEYEISKSGHERVMQVNCYTHFFIVLELLGLLRATAAKRGSPTRVTFLGSYIHAEHDLERTPIPPDCKVLDYFDSNKLTRGARRYHNSKLAIVAFVQRLAKQQPASEVIVNSVCPGVVRTSIMSRLPPWMQVFIYFYLKIKAVPMQVGGQRIVHVAVMAGVESHGQFLSMGGQMEGYTPFLDKATGQAFTDKLWTEMLADGKLVDPAIEVFEHTPEAPGVVV comes from the exons ATGCCCGATCCAATTCCACCATCCCAGGATCTGGCCGGGAAAACGGTCATTATCACTGGTGGCAACACCGGGCTTGGGTTCGAGGTTGCCCGCCAAACACTGCTCTTGCAAGCCGCGCGggtcatcatcaccgcccgCTCGCCAGCCAAAGGCGCAGACGCCGTCGCCGCACTCCAGGCGAATACAGAAATCCAAAGCGCGAACCCGGCGGCCCAGATTGAGGTCTTCGACCTAGATCTGGACGACTACCAGTCTGGCCTGCGCTTCTGCCAAAAAGTCAAGAAGCAAGTCCCCGAGCTGGATCTCCTGTTGTGCAATGGCGGCACCACATTATTTGAGTATGAGATTAGCAAAAGCGGCCATGAGCGGGTGATGCAAG TGAACTGTTACACGCACTTCTTCATCGTGCTAGAACTCTTGGGTCTGCTCCGAGCCACTGCCGCCAAAAGGGGCTCCCCCACCCGAGTGACATTCCTAGGCTCATACATCCACGCCGAGCACGATCTAGAGCGCACTCCAATTCCACCTGATTGCAAGGTGCTGGACTACTTCGACAGCAACAAACTCACCCGTGGGGCGCGGCGGTACCACAACAGCAAGCTGGCAATCGTCGCGTTCGTGCAGCGGCTCGCAAAGCAGCAACCTGCGTCCGAGGTCATTGTGAACAGCGTCTGTCCCGGGGTTGTGCGCACGAGTATCATGTCGCGTCTGCCGCCGTGGATGCAGgtatttatttatttctACCTCAAGATCAAGGCTGTGCCGATGCAGGTGGGTGGCCAGAGAATTGTCCAtgtggcggtgatggccGGTGTCGAGAGTCATGGGCAATTCCTGTCAATGGGTGGCCAGATGGAAGGGTACACGCCATTCCTGGATAAGGCCACGGGTCAAGCGTTCACGGACAAGTTGTGGACGGAGATGCTGGCGGATGGCAAGCTGGTGGACCCAGCGATAGAAGTATTCGAGCACACGCCGGAAGCTCCAGGGGTGGTGGTATAG
- a CDS encoding uncharacterized protein (ID:PFLUO_006620-T1.cds;~source:funannotate) produces MLSASARVFLIRHGETDWTVGGKHSGTTDVPLSKAGERDAESLKELVVGDGKLIDPTTVARIYCSPRSSARRTVEILGLGIHSHQNFFNRETKSTSTTAPQLKAESVDPNIQITALLKEWDYGEYEGKTLWDINSLRKKQGMPGESTAWNIWTDGCPGGESPQCVAARVDELIAEMKSVIADESASWPSGQVAGARSRVKQDVVCVAHGQVLTALALRWVGAPLSQGVMRLIFEPGGVAVLGFEDDDLSQPAIVLGRRPGRSDRTL; encoded by the exons ATGTTATCCGCCTCCGCACGCGTGTTCCTCATCCGACACGGCGAGACTGACTGGACCGTCGGCGGGAAACACAGTGGCACCACTGATGTCCCGCTGTCTAAAGCTGGGGAGCGCGATGCCGAGTCTCTGAAGGAGTTGGTTGTTGGTGATGGGAAGTTGATTGACCCAACGACTGTGGCGAGGAT CTACTGCTCCCCCCGCTCCTCAGCCCGGCGCACAGTCGAGATCCTGGGCCTCGGCATCCACAGCCACCAGAACTTCTTCAACCGCGAGACCAAGTCGACGAGCACCACTGCGCCGCAGTTGAAAGCCGAGAGCGTGGACCCGAACATTCAGATTACGGCATTGCTCAAGGAATGGGATTATGGCGAGTACGAGGGCAAGACGCTGTGGGATATCAATAgtctgcgcaagaagcagggCATGCCTGGGGAGAGCACCGCGTGGAATATTTGGACTGATGGATGTCCCGGAGGAGA ATCCCCCCAATGCGTCGCCGCACGCGTCGACGAACTTATCGCAGAAATGAAATCCGTGATTGCTGACGAATCGGCAAGCTGGCCGAGTGGCCAGGTCGCCGGTGCGCGGAGCCGCGTCAAGCAGGATGTCGTCTGCGTGGCGCATGGACAGGTGCTCACGGCGTTGGCGCTGAGGTGGGTCGGCGCGCCGTTGAGCCAGGGGGTGATGAGGTTGATTTTTGAGCCGGGAGGTGTGGCTGTCCTAGG attcgaggacgatgatTTGAGTCAACCGGCTATTGTGCTTGGGAGGAGGCCGGGAAGATCAGATCGGACGCTGTAG
- a CDS encoding uncharacterized protein (ID:PFLUO_006622-T1.cds;~source:funannotate), with protein sequence MSKIPRDSISPDSRDSEYPTLCLDSKHEASIHSATDDTHSIHQLLLWSRLREYCRDVFSEFFGTMILILFGDGVVAQVLLSNGQKGDYQSISWGWGLGVMLGVYTSGASGAHINPAVTFANCVFRGFPWRKFPIYALAQLLGAMCGAAIVYGNYKSAIDVFEGGAGIRTVPGYSTTATAGIFCTYPADFMTKTGQFFSEFLASSILMFMIFALKDNGNLGAGTLTPLGLFFVIFGIGACFGWETGYAINLARDFGPRLVSYMLGYGHEVWAAGNYYFWVPMVAPFLGCTFGGWIYDLFLYTGLDSPINTPWIGIKRLFGPFHRRRVVMPSPV encoded by the exons ATGTCAAAGATTCCCAGAGACTCTATCTCTCCGGACAGCCGGGATAGTGAATATCCTACTCTGTGCCTTGATAGCAAGCATGAGGCATCCATCCACTCAGCAACCGACGATACTCACAGCATCCACCAGCTTCTGCTCTGGAGCCGACTTCGCGAGTACTGTCGCGATGTTTTCTCAGAGTTCTTCGGGACGATGATCTTGATTCTATTCGGAGATGGAGTAGTCGCGCAAGTGTTGCTGAGCAATGGCCAGAAGGGTGACTATCAGTCAATCTCGTGGGGATGGGG ACTCGGCGTCATGCTCGGGGTATACACAAGCGGTGCATCAGGAGCACACATCAATCCAGCCGTGACATTCGCCAACTGCGTCTTCCGCGGGTTTCCCTGGCGGAAATTCCCCATTTATGCCCTGGCCCAACTACTTGGTGCGATGTGCGGCGCTGCCATTGTCTACGGGAACTACAAGTCGGCCATTGACGTCTTCGAAGGAGGAGCCGGCATTCGAACTGTACCTGGGTACTCTaccacggccacggcagGCATCTTCTGCACGTACCCGGCCGACTTTATGACCAAGACGGGCCAGTTCTTCTCCGAGTTTCTAGCCAGCTCTATCTTGATGTTTATGATTTTTGCCCTGAAAGATAACGGCAATCTCGGAGCGGGAACCTTGACACCGCTCGGACTGTTTTTTGTGATTTTTGGTATTGGCGCCTGTTTTGGCTGGGAAACGGGCTATGCAATTAACCTGGCTCGAGATTTTGGACCACGACTCGTGTCCTACATGCTGGGTTATGGGCATGAAGTGTGGGCTGCAGGCAACTACTACTTCTGG GTCCCGATGGTCGCCCCGTTCTTGGGCTGCACGTTTGGTGGCTGGATCTATGACTTGTTCCTGTACACGGGATTGGACAGCCCGATCAATACGCCATGGATTGGGATCAAGCGTTTATTTGGACCTTTCCACCGGAGGCGAGTGGTCATGCCGAGCCCAGTGTAG